In Hymenobacter sublimis, a single genomic region encodes these proteins:
- a CDS encoding CZB domain-containing protein: MPYDLKQEFESASIKHLLFKSKLRSFLYGSGTSEAPIRDPQACIFGHWIAERALPDFGHLPETRELDRAHIKIHHVANRLMDLHQRGHKEEAIAGLSEINALADHITKLLRTMEQKLRAEQ; this comes from the coding sequence ATGCCCTACGATTTAAAACAGGAATTCGAATCAGCCAGCATTAAGCATCTGCTTTTTAAGTCGAAGCTGCGCTCTTTTTTGTACGGCAGCGGCACGAGTGAGGCGCCCATTCGCGACCCACAGGCGTGCATTTTTGGGCACTGGATTGCCGAGCGGGCCCTGCCGGATTTTGGGCATCTGCCCGAAACGCGGGAGCTAGACCGCGCCCACATCAAGATTCACCACGTGGCCAACCGGCTCATGGACCTGCACCAACGTGGCCACAAGGAAGAAGCTATTGCGGGCCTGTCGGAAATAAACGCCCTGGCTGATCATATTACCAAGCTCTTGCGTACGATGGAGCAAAAACTCCGCGCCGAGCAGTAA